A section of the Acidobacterium capsulatum ATCC 51196 genome encodes:
- the rpmH gene encoding 50S ribosomal protein L34, whose protein sequence is MPKRTFQPNRRRRAKVHGFRSRMKTKNGAAVLSRRRAKGRHKIAVSAGYRD, encoded by the coding sequence ATGCCGAAGCGCACATTTCAACCGAACCGCCGCCGCCGTGCCAAGGTGCATGGTTTCCGCAGCCGCATGAAGACCAAGAACGGTGCCGCCGTTCTGTCGCGCCGTCGCGCCAAGGGCCGTCACAAGATTGCCGTGAGCGCGGGCTACCGCGACTAG
- the rnpA gene encoding ribonuclease P protein component, with protein sequence MAQHAMNSWREARLRKHADYQSVYAASRKQFSASMTYFCRVRPADAPPVLPSAAIPRVGLTAGRVMGKAVERNRIKRRMREAVREHLQLLPGCVDVVLHPRKSVMTMEFTALSREVAEIFAKIAARIEREGVDALRAEQERQLAEPRKPWPGRARKPTPQKQAKP encoded by the coding sequence GTGGCCCAGCATGCGATGAACTCCTGGCGTGAGGCGCGTCTGCGCAAGCACGCCGACTATCAGAGCGTGTATGCGGCGAGCCGCAAGCAGTTTTCCGCTTCGATGACCTACTTTTGCCGCGTGCGCCCTGCGGACGCGCCCCCGGTGCTCCCTTCTGCGGCAATTCCGCGCGTGGGGCTCACGGCCGGCCGCGTGATGGGCAAGGCAGTGGAGCGCAACCGCATCAAGCGGCGCATGCGTGAGGCGGTGCGCGAGCATCTGCAACTGCTGCCGGGCTGCGTGGACGTGGTGCTGCATCCCCGCAAGAGTGTCATGACGATGGAGTTTACCGCGCTCTCGCGTGAAGTTGCCGAGATTTTTGCGAAGATTGCGGCCCGCATCGAGCGCGAAGGCGTGGACGCCCTGCGCGCCGAGCAGGAGCGGCAACTGGCCGAGCCACGGAAACCATGGCCCGGGCGAGCCCGCAAGCCCACCCCTCAGAAGCAGGCAAAGCCGTGA